GGGATTCGCCTATGCTTTCGACCGCCGCACCAACAAGATCACCGAGTTCAACCTCAAGAAGCCGTTGGCTAAAAACACGCAGTTCTCCGCATCGCCCATTGACGGCGAGAGCAGCATCGGCAAGGGCAAATCGCGGATCTGCGCCCGCAACACGATCGTCGATGGCAGTCGCGCGCTGAGCGTTGATTTCGGCGACGCGCTGCGCGGCGAGATCGTCTATCGCGAGCCGGGCAGCGGCGTTTCCACCGTCAGCCGCCAATCGATGTACGGCTTCCACTACACATACAAATCCGCCGGATTGCCGGTGGAGGGTAGGGTGAGTGTGAACGGCGAGGAGTACGTGTTTTCGAAAAACGCCCTGGCGCTGCTGGACTGGACCGCCTCGACCCCGCCGCGTCAGAC
The Candidatus Alcyoniella australis DNA segment above includes these coding regions:
- a CDS encoding DUF2804 family protein; this encodes MSQQDPSTPPAELIDEQGNVNFGSFLGPIERLNLERFDYTRLGRWPWTASQAGASKLLKRWQFVGAMDENMVLGAAVVNLHYLGSGFAYAFDRRTNKITEFNLKKPLAKNTQFSASPIDGESSIGKGKSRICARNTIVDGSRALSVDFGDALRGEIVYREPGSGVSTVSRQSMYGFHYTYKSAGLPVEGRVSVNGEEYVFSKNALALLDWTASTPPRQT